A stretch of DNA from Clostridia bacterium:
GCCTCCCCCGCACTCCTCCACGAGGCCGTCATAGCGGCCTCCTCCTCCCAGTGCATCCTGGGCGCCGATCCCCGCCATGTTGTACTCGAAAGTTGTCTTGGTGTAGTAATCGAGGCCACGGACTAATCGGGAATTGAGCGTGCAGCCCACCCCAACGGAATCGAGGAGCCTCCTGACCTGGGTGAAGTGGTCCTTGCACTCTGCACACAGGTGATCGAACACTGGAGGCGGGCTCGGCAGAAGCGCCCTGCATTCCTCGGATTTGCAGTCGAGCAGCCTCAATGGGTTCCGGTCGTACCTTGACTTGCAGGATGGACACAGACCATCGTGGACAGGAGCATAAGCTTGCCGGAGCACTTCCCGGTATGCAGGACGGCAGCTAGGGCAGCCGATGGAGTTGAGGTTCACCACCACGTCCTCGATTCCGAGCGCGCGGAACACCTCGATCGGCATTGCGATGATCTCCACATCCGCAGCCGGAGACGCTGCGCCAAGCACCTCGGCGCCGAACTGGTGGAACTGACGGTATCTGCCTGCCTGTGGCCGCTCGTACCGGAACATGGGTCCCATGTAGTACACTTTCGTTGGCTGAGGCCGGGCTGCCAGCCGATGCTCCACATACGCCCGGGCAACCGGCGCCGTACCTTCAGGCCTCAAGGTGATGGACCGCCCTCCCCTGTCGGGGAAAGAGTACATCTCCTTCTCTACGATGTCGGTAGTCTGTCCGACGCCGCGCTCGAAAAGCTCAGTGTGCTCGAATATGGGCGTGCGTATCTCCCTGTATCCGTATTTCTCAAATGTCTGCCTCACAATGCCCTCAGCATACTGCCATAATCCCACGTCCTCGGGCAGAACGTCGGAAGTGCCCCTAGGCGCGTTGATCTCCATTGACGCATCCTCCCCTCCCTGCGGTGCAAGCACGTCCGCCTGGGAATGAGCCATCAGAAACGGGCCATACGATGTCGGCTATGAAAACGGGCGGGTCGCAACCCGCCCACGTATAACCGGGGGAATCAACTACTTCTTGGGCTCGACCGCAGGCTGGGCGCTAGCATCATTCGCAGCCTTCTTCTCAGCCTCAGCCTTGGCTTCTTCTAGAGCCTTCTGCGCTGCTTCCTTCTGTGCGAGCTGGATATCGGCCATGAGCGCATCCTCAGCTGATGCATCGTCCGCCCTATCCATCTTCCGGTATCCATCGGCTATCAGTGCGTGAGCGAACACGTCCTTGTCGGCTAGTTCGGACGCCCGCTTGTACAGCTCCACGGCCTGATCAGCATCGCCCGCGTCGCGGTTGGCATCCGCCTGCGCGATAACCACGTACGGGTCTGTCGGCACGATCTTCGTTGCCTTCTCGAATGCGGCGACAGAGTCCTTCGCCTTTCC
This window harbors:
- the hisS gene encoding histidine--tRNA ligase, producing the protein MEINAPRGTSDVLPEDVGLWQYAEGIVRQTFEKYGYREIRTPIFEHTELFERGVGQTTDIVEKEMYSFPDRGGRSITLRPEGTAPVARAYVEHRLAARPQPTKVYYMGPMFRYERPQAGRYRQFHQFGAEVLGAASPAADVEIIAMPIEVFRALGIEDVVVNLNSIGCPSCRPAYREVLRQAYAPVHDGLCPSCKSRYDRNPLRLLDCKSEECRALLPSPPPVFDHLCAECKDHFTQVRRLLDSVGVGCTLNSRLVRGLDYYTKTTFEYNMAGIGAQDALGGGGRYDGLVEECGGGPTPGVGVACGIERCVLAMKASASDDRYAQKLDVYIVALGERAREKAFSVAFELRGAGISADYDILGRGLKAQMRYADKLRARYVAIIGDDELDAGVATLKNMTGGEQERVGFDSLRDRLFQIMAPGRVC